From one Microlunatus sp. Gsoil 973 genomic stretch:
- a CDS encoding isoprenylcysteine carboxylmethyltransferase family protein: MLPTNEVSRHPGAGQVDLGRWRVALGWLLVLLFIGWNGWSLWLFARRQTGLLPGQPTNVMIEEGPYRLSRNPVYVGLLGLYLGLALLIPTFWGLVLFPVAVVLILWGAIRPEERFLHERFGAQYDDYRRRVRRWF, from the coding sequence ATCCTTCCAACGAATGAAGTCTCCAGACATCCCGGGGCGGGTCAGGTCGACCTCGGCCGCTGGCGGGTTGCGCTCGGTTGGCTACTTGTGTTGCTGTTCATCGGTTGGAACGGGTGGTCGTTGTGGCTGTTCGCCAGGCGCCAGACCGGGTTGCTTCCGGGCCAGCCGACGAACGTCATGATCGAAGAGGGGCCGTATCGGCTCTCCCGCAACCCGGTGTACGTCGGACTGCTCGGCCTGTATCTGGGGCTGGCGTTGTTGATCCCGACGTTCTGGGGTCTGGTGTTGTTTCCTGTCGCCGTTGTGCTGATCTTGTGGGGAGCGATTCGCCCTGAGGAGCGGTTCCTGCACGAGCGGTTCGGCGCCCAGTACGACGACTACCGGCGGCGCGTTCGCCGATGGTTCTAG